The sequence GCCAACGAGTGGTTCTGGCGCAAGAAGAGTCGCAAAACGCGCGACGCGAGATGCGGCGGGCCCAGGCCGTGGCCAAGGACCTGGAAACCATCGCCAAGAATCTGCGCAAGCAACTGGCCCGGCATCATGCCAGCGTGGCCAAGTTCCGCGTTCGAGTCAGCGACCTGGGAGGTCAGGGCAACGATGGGGCGTGGCGCGAACTGTGCAAAGAGGCCGAGGACATTCTCGGCCCGACCATGCAACTGGCTTCGCAGATTGCTCACGCCTATGACGAGATTCGCCAGCAAAGCCACCAGTTAATGACGCTGACCGAAGTTCGCACCGACCAGTTGACCGGTGTTAGCAACCGCCGCGCGCTCGACGAGACACTGAAGGCCTGGGTGGCGATGAAGCAGCGCTACGAGTTGAACTTCTCGATCGCCATCTTCGACATCGACCATTTCAAGAAGATCAATGACGAGCGCGGCCACATCATCGGCGACCAGATGCTCAAGCAATTCGCAGCCCTGGTGTGCGACGCGGCCCGCGAGACCGACATCGTGACTCGCTTTGGCGGCGAGGAGTTCGTCGTACTGATGCCCAAGACCGGGCTTAGCGGCGGCTGTGTGTTCGCCGATCGCGTGCGGCGGATGTCGCAGGATAAAATGGCCATCACCGTCAGCGGCGGCGTGGCCGAGGCGCTGCACGGCGAGTCGCCCGAGACGCTGTTGGAGCGTTCCGACTCGGCCTTGTACCACGCCAAATCGGCAGGGCG is a genomic window of Planctomycetota bacterium containing:
- a CDS encoding diguanylate cyclase — encoded protein: MDWLSGLGLSEVSIPTPVALAAVTVLAYLFGRRQRVVLAQEESQNARREMRRAQAVAKDLETIAKNLRKQLARHHASVAKFRVRVSDLGGQGNDGAWRELCKEAEDILGPTMQLASQIAHAYDEIRQQSHQLMTLTEVRTDQLTGVSNRRALDETLKAWVAMKQRYELNFSIAIFDIDHFKKINDERGHIIGDQMLKQFAALVCDAARETDIVTRFGGEEFVVLMPKTGLSGGCVFADRVRRMSQDKMAITVSGGVAEALHGESPETLLERSDSALYHAKSAGRNRISLHDGQQIVPAEVQPAAPSAQHSEGEAEPTPALTA